A segment of the Bacteroidales bacterium genome:
CCAGAGGTTTGATTTTGAGGTGAAAACAAATGGCTATAGTTATGAAATTGAGCATTTCAACAATTTGCTTCTGAAAGGCAAAACAGAAAGCCCGCTAATGACATTCAGAACCAGCGAACAGCTCATTCATTTATTGGACGCAGTAAGAAACAAGATTGGGCTGCACTATTAAAAGGGTTCTTCTTATCACTGGTTAAATCTTCCTAAAAAGGCATCCGGGCTTTGCCGCCCGAATACCACGCTTTAACAATAATACAACAAGCTATAAATATTGTTCAGTCTGGCAGAACTTTGCCTTCCTGGAAACTTGATATAACAACTCCTGCCCGTTTGCTGGTTCATAAACTCTTTAAAACGGTAATGGTTTTGTTTACAAAACCTGTGAATTCTGTAACATTTTTCAATAATCATGTAACATCCAATTCCATAATCCATACGAATTTTATGGAAATTTTGAAAAAGGTATATTTGCCTGTATATCTGTGTCTTGTCATTACCAAAACAGTAAAAATGTTTGAATGAAAAAGGTAAATCATAAAACTTCCACTATTCAACTTCCAAAGTCTCCAACCGGAATTCAGGGGTTTGATGAAATAACTGCCGGTGGTTTACCCAAAGGCAGACCAACACTGGTCTGCGGTGGCGCAGGCTGCGGAAAAACGCTTTTTGGTATTGAGTTTCTTGTTCGTGGTGCGACCCAGTTTAACGAACCGGGGGTATTGATGTCATTCGAAGAAACCAATGAAGAACTGACCATAAATGTCGCCTCACTTGGTTTTGATTTGAATGATCTGATAAAAAATAAAAAAATTGCTCTTGACCATGTGCACATTGAGCGCAGTGAAATAGAAGATACCGGGGAATACGATTTAGAAGCATTGTTTATCCGCCTTGGTCATGCAATTGATTCTATCGGGGCTAAACGTGTTGTATTGGACACGATTGAATCGCTGTTTGCCGGTTTGCCGAACCAACTGATTATACGCGCTGAACTGCGGCGATTATTTCGCTGGCTAAAAGATAAAGGTGTTACTGCGGTCATTACAGGCGAACGCGGCGATGAAACATTAACCAGGCAGGGTTTGGAAGAGTACGTTTCAGACTGTGTTATTATGCTCGACCATCGTGTAACCGAACAGACTTCAACACGTCGCTTACGGGTTGTTAAATATCGCGGTTCAATTCACGGCACCAACGAGTATCCATTTCTGATTGATGAAACTGGTTTTTCAGTATTACCGGTTACTTCTTTAGGATTACAACATATTGTATCAAACGAAAGAATCTCAAGTGGGATAACAGCGCTTGATAATATGCTTGAAGGAAAAGGTTATTACCGCGGCAGTACTGTTCTTGTTTCGGGTACCGCCGGTGTAGGAAAAACAAGCATTGCAGCTCATTTTGCTGAAGCGGCCTGTAAGCGGGGTGAACGGGTGCTATATTTCTGTTTCGAAGAATCTCCAAACCAGCTAATGCGTAATATGCTTTCCATTGGTATAAAATTAGAGGTCTGGGTGAAGAAAGGGCTTTTGCAATTCCAGGCAACCCGTCCAACATTTTATAGCCTTGAAATGCATCTGGCAGTTACTCATAAGGCTGTAAATACATTCAAGCCTGATATTGTGATTCTTGATCCAATAAATACATTCGTTATTGGCGATAAAGAGGTCGAAGTAAAAACGATGTTAATGCGGATTGTTGATTTTCTGAAGGCCAATCAAATAACAGCAATGTTTACAAGTCTCACCGGGTCTGAATGCAGTTTAGAAAGTTCTGATGTTGGAATATCATCCCTGATAGACACCTGGTTATTGCTTCGTGATATAGAATCAAGCGGTGAAAGAAACAGGGGAATGTACATACTTAAATCGCGTGGGATTGCAAACTCTAACCAGATTCGTGAATTCATAATCACCAGCCATGGTGTAGATTTACGTGAGGTTTATGTGGGTGCAAGCGGAGTATTAACCGGCTCAGCCAGAATTGCACAGGAAGCGATTGAAAACGCTGGGGTTTTGATACGCAAGCATGATTTAGAAATAAAAAAACGTGAGGTTGCAACAAAAAGAAGGGCATTGGAAGCAAAGATTGCAAACTTGAATGCTGATTTTGATGCGCAGGAATACGATGCTATAAAAGTCATAGAAACAGAAGAAGAAATGATTAAACAACTGGAACAAGACAAAATAGAAATGGCTGAAAGCAGAAAAGTTGACATCAACAACTTCACAGACGTAATTGAAACAAAGTAATTAAAAGTATCATCAGATGAAGCCAAAGACCGAAAAAACAGATAAAAAAATTAGAAATAAGAAACAAGTTATAACTGAAAAAGATATGTGGGTACTTCGTTTATACGTTGCCGGTCAAACACCAAAGGCCCTTACTGCTTTTACAAATCTTAAAAATATTTGTGATGAACAGTTGAACGGAAAATACTCCATTGAAGTAATTGACCTTTTGAAAAATCCACAGTTGGGAGCCGCTGATCAGATTTTTGCCCTGCCAACACTGGTAAGAAAGTTGCCTGTACCGGTTCGCAAAATAATTGGTGACCTCTCGAATACTGAACGAGTTCTTGTCGGGTTGGATTTATTGCCTGCAGGCTGATTTGAATATAAAATATTTTCCTATACAGCTATGAAAGAGAAAAAAACAAAAGTAAATAGCCAGTTTGATGACCTTGACCTTACAGTATCTAAACAGGGCAAGGATAAATATTTATTGCGTTTATACATCACCGGTTCAACGGTTCGATCGGTTTTGGCCATTACCAACCTGAAAAAGATTTGCGAAGAATATCTTGAAGGGAGATATGAGCTGGAAGTGATTGACCTGTATCAACATCCGAGTTTAGCCAAAGGTGAGCAGATCATTGCAGCGCCAACACTGATTAAGAAATTGCCGCTTCCTTTCCGTCGTATTATTGGCGATATGTCGGACAAGGATAAAGTGCTTTTAGGATTGGATCTGAAAGAGGTGCAGGACAAGTAAGTGCTCCAGGAATTTTATCACATTCTATTTTTGATGATAATGGACAAAACAAAAGAACAGCTCAGTATTGAAAATGAGGAATTACGTTCCCGCATGGCTGAAATGGAAGATGCGCTTACAGCTATCAGAAACGGAGAAGTAGATGCGATTATGGTTTCCGGCAGCAAGGGAGAACAAGTCTATTCTGTCAGCTCTGCTGAAACACCCTATCGTACTTTCATAGAGGAAATGAGCGAAGGGGCGGTTACGCTAACAAAAGAAGGTACGATTCTTTATTGTAACCCGAGATTTACTGATATTGTACAATCCCCATATGAAAAGGTTATTGGTTCTTCCCTTAAACGTTTCATCAGCCCAGGTGATAATTCAAAATTAGATAACTTTCTTGCTCAACTGGCTCATGACAAGCATGATGTTTTAATTGTTACCCTAACCAATTCATTGTATCTCAGACTGTCTATTCACTTTTTGCCACCTTATCTGCAAGGCGATAATTATATACTCATAGCAACAGACATTTCAGACTTAAAGAAAAGAGAAAATGAACTTACTCAAATAATTGGTAAGCTGGTAAACCACATAAAAGCACTAAGGGAATTGCGCATCACAAATATTGATGAAGCTTTGGATGTTGAAGGAAGAAAAAATAAATTAGAATCTGCAAATGATAAACTATCCACAGAAATCCTTAAGCTTAATCGTTTAGTAGAAAAACTGAAGCAGAAGCAAAAGAAGGAAGCCATTTGAATCATCATTCCAGCTAGAAAATTCGCAGCTGAAATAAACATGCCACTCACCCAAAAAATAACTCTTGGTGAAAACAATCCCCAATAGTTATTGTTTCCCAAAATGAATAATTCAAGATTTCCTCTAAACAGGATAAGGAATCGCAATGGTGCAAGTCCGGGAAAATTTATTTGTTTTTTCGTGGCTGACAATGCTAACTTTTAGGCAGGAAAGCATCGCCAATCATTAAACAAGTAGAATGAAAAAGATTGAAACTCAAATAATTATTGAATCTGATAGTAAGACGGTTTGGAATGTCCTGACAGATTTTGAGAATCATCCGAACTGGAATCCTTTTATCAAATCAATAAGGGGTAATAAGGCTGTTGGGCAAAACTTAACTGTGTTCCTTAAACCGCCCGAAAGCAACGGAATGACTTTCAAACCTGTGATCTTAACTTTTGAGCCTTATAAAGAGTTTAGGTGGAAAGGTAAGCTTGGAATAAAAGGAATTTTTGATGGAGAACACTATTTTATCATTGAAGCATTGAATAAACAACAAACCAGGTTTATTCACGGGGAAACATTCAGTGGACTTCTTGTTTTGATTATGGGAAAGGTGCTAAATAAGACGAAAGCAGGCTTTGAGCTTATGAACCAGGCTATTAAAAAGGAATGTGAAAAACAAAAAGCCAACTTGATAAGTTCCTGAGCGGTCGGGAATGTATGTCCCCATTTAAGTAACGCCTTCTTTATAAATTCCGGAGGTTTGGTTCATATTGGAACTCATGAAAGTATCCGGGTTTAGCCGCCCGATTGCCATCTGAATTTATTTGTATTTTCGTGACTGATACCTTAGGCTGCTTTATAGGCTGCCTCGGGGTGCAATATTAATAGCCAACAAAACTTAAAACAAATATGAACCCAGAAATTCAGGCATATAACAACAGGCAAACAGCGGTTGACAAAGAAATCTGCACTCTGCTTGCAACTACAATTGCCGCCGAACTTACTGAGGCAGAAAGCAAAACCTGGCATGCACATCCGGTCTGGTTTTTAGATGGCAATCCCACTGTAGGTTATAGCAAACAGAAGGACTGCATCCGGCTGATGTTTTGGAGCGGTGCAGATTTTGAAGAAGAAAAACTTAAAATTGGAACGGGTAAATTTAAAGATGCATCCATTCGTTACACTTCAACCGAGCAGGTTGACCTGGCCGATCTGAAAAGATGGTTAAAGAAATCAAGGGAAATTCAGTGGGACTATAAGAACCTCGTGAAAAGAAAAGACCTGTTGGAAAGGCTGAAATAATTTGTATGATCTAAAGATTAAAACAAAAGCTATGAAAACAACACCCAAACACGATGAGCAAATGGCAAAAATGACATTTGCTGCGGTGTATCCACACTATATCAAAAAAGTTGAGAGTAAAGGCCGGACAAAAGAAGAATTGCATCAGGTAATAGAATGGCTCACCGGTTTTGATGAAAAGAAGCTGCAGGAACTCATTGAGGAAAAGGTAACTTTTGCAAGCTTTTTTCAGA
Coding sequences within it:
- the kaiC gene encoding circadian clock protein KaiC, which codes for MKKVNHKTSTIQLPKSPTGIQGFDEITAGGLPKGRPTLVCGGAGCGKTLFGIEFLVRGATQFNEPGVLMSFEETNEELTINVASLGFDLNDLIKNKKIALDHVHIERSEIEDTGEYDLEALFIRLGHAIDSIGAKRVVLDTIESLFAGLPNQLIIRAELRRLFRWLKDKGVTAVITGERGDETLTRQGLEEYVSDCVIMLDHRVTEQTSTRRLRVVKYRGSIHGTNEYPFLIDETGFSVLPVTSLGLQHIVSNERISSGITALDNMLEGKGYYRGSTVLVSGTAGVGKTSIAAHFAEAACKRGERVLYFCFEESPNQLMRNMLSIGIKLEVWVKKGLLQFQATRPTFYSLEMHLAVTHKAVNTFKPDIVILDPINTFVIGDKEVEVKTMLMRIVDFLKANQITAMFTSLTGSECSLESSDVGISSLIDTWLLLRDIESSGERNRGMYILKSRGIANSNQIREFIITSHGVDLREVYVGASGVLTGSARIAQEAIENAGVLIRKHDLEIKKREVATKRRALEAKIANLNADFDAQEYDAIKVIETEEEMIKQLEQDKIEMAESRKVDINNFTDVIETK
- the kaiB gene encoding circadian clock protein KaiB gives rise to the protein MKPKTEKTDKKIRNKKQVITEKDMWVLRLYVAGQTPKALTAFTNLKNICDEQLNGKYSIEVIDLLKNPQLGAADQIFALPTLVRKLPVPVRKIIGDLSNTERVLVGLDLLPAG
- a CDS encoding circadian clock KaiB family protein, which translates into the protein MKEKKTKVNSQFDDLDLTVSKQGKDKYLLRLYITGSTVRSVLAITNLKKICEEYLEGRYELEVIDLYQHPSLAKGEQIIAAPTLIKKLPLPFRRIIGDMSDKDKVLLGLDLKEVQDK
- a CDS encoding PAS domain-containing protein; protein product: MDKTKEQLSIENEELRSRMAEMEDALTAIRNGEVDAIMVSGSKGEQVYSVSSAETPYRTFIEEMSEGAVTLTKEGTILYCNPRFTDIVQSPYEKVIGSSLKRFISPGDNSKLDNFLAQLAHDKHDVLIVTLTNSLYLRLSIHFLPPYLQGDNYILIATDISDLKKRENELTQIIGKLVNHIKALRELRITNIDEALDVEGRKNKLESANDKLSTEILKLNRLVEKLKQKQKKEAI
- a CDS encoding SRPBCC domain-containing protein, giving the protein MKKIETQIIIESDSKTVWNVLTDFENHPNWNPFIKSIRGNKAVGQNLTVFLKPPESNGMTFKPVILTFEPYKEFRWKGKLGIKGIFDGEHYFIIEALNKQQTRFIHGETFSGLLVLIMGKVLNKTKAGFELMNQAIKKECEKQKANLISS
- a CDS encoding DUF1801 domain-containing protein, whose protein sequence is MNPEIQAYNNRQTAVDKEICTLLATTIAAELTEAESKTWHAHPVWFLDGNPTVGYSKQKDCIRLMFWSGADFEEEKLKIGTGKFKDASIRYTSTEQVDLADLKRWLKKSREIQWDYKNLVKRKDLLERLK
- a CDS encoding DUF2200 domain-containing protein encodes the protein MKTTPKHDEQMAKMTFAAVYPHYIKKVESKGRTKEELHQVIEWLTGFDEKKLQELIEEKVTFASFFQNAQLHANTPLITGVICGYRIEEIENPLTQQVRYLDKLVDELAKGRKMEKILRVA